The region CACTTTATACTATCACACAACTATGAAAACTCATTTTAAAGTCTGGATTCTTTTTAATTCTTGCTTTGATGTGTTCCACAAAGAGCTTGTTGTGTATTAAATACGTATAAATTTTAGAATTTGGAATTAAGGATTACCTTTAGAATTTTGCTAGGGTGTGCAACAATCTCATTTGCAAAACTTCCAAAGAAGTAAAGGATGGGTTGAAGTGCACCTGCGCCCAAGAAGGCTCTACTCACATCCAGTACTCTTCTTTCCTTACAATTTCAGCTTGGCTTAAAAAACAGACAAAGAAACGATGTGTATCCCTAATATCGACACAAAAAGTGATGAGTCATACAAAACAAACTAGACAAATCACGTTTGTTTCTGTATGAAGTGGATAGGCATGTGTTAGGGAAAAGTAGCTCTTTTCCTTcttatatttttctttttagttACAGCTACAAGAAATATTGATTAAGTTGGCACATTAAGGTTCCAAACAATATTGGCCTCAAGATCTAGTGACTCGTGTTGTGGCCAAAAGTAAATCTATAAGAGCAGTACTGTAGGGGGTACTATGTCCTCTCAACTCTGTAAAACAAACAGTCAGCTTCCAAGCAGGGGCCAATCGAAGGGGAAGCACAGTGACCCCCCATAAAATTTCACATGATAATGCAATAATAAAGTATTGTGTCTCTCCAGTTTTTAGCATGTAGGATAGAAATATTAGTTTTTAGCATGCAGGATAGAAATATTGTGCCCCCTCTTGCTTTTGGTAACATGTTTGTCATACTAAAGTAGGTATCATAAAATTTTCTGGTCAAGTCGCACAGATGGCGCTGTCCTGGCCTCACTTGAGTTAGACTTTTGGCCCCGTCCTTGCCTCCAGGATCAATTGTTGTGGTGGTTGCCATTTAAATGCTCGTTCGCTTGTGATAACAACCATTCAATCAACTGTACTCTGTATGTATTATCTACCAGATGGGTGGTGTTCAAACTTATGATATCAAAATCCACTGTAAATGGAAGAGCATAAACTTTTAACAGCAACAATAAGAGTATAATGTCAGGTTGATAACCTGGCAGTTATGACGTGGTAGTTCTTGTCAGATGTGTAATTGTTGTGGCCCAATAATGAGAGACGATTGGTCGATTTTCTTTAACTCTGACAGCTAATAATTATTGGCTGCCTGGTGGGCACTAGAGATGCAAGAAATAGGACGAGTCTGTCCTCTTTATTAGTAAGGAGGGTAGATTAAAATGAGGTACCAGATCCACATATTTCGCAAAGATTAGAAACGTGAATGGATAGGTTTATCTCCTCTTCCGAATCGTGTCTGCTTAGATGTATTGTTTTCCTTACCATTATGAACCTTGATAAAGTCCAAAACTAAACTGGTCAATTCATCTTGATGAGAAGTATATTCATGATCAGCCCCTTCTATCAGGCGTAGTTCATGATTCGATATGAACTTAGCAAACTCTAACGCATCTTCTACGGGTACAGTTTCATCCATGGACCCATGAATTGTCAACACCCTGTTTTAATACTGATCAAGTAATTAGTAACAGTAAAGCATGAAGAAGCGTTTGATATAAAATTTTATGAGGAAGAGAAAGATTGGTATGTTATTAGATGTAATCACAAACCTTACCTGCAACTTTCGGGGATTGATAGGCAGGCAAGATGGGTTATAGTATTTAGACGGTCCATTAAACTTTCTTCAGTTACACGATACACAATCTTCCCTACCACAAGAAAAGCAACATATTGTTGAGAGGTGTAACATTCAACAACAATAGAGATTAACAGAAACGTGAGAGTATACAATTCTCCCTTTTTAAATTTTAAACATAAAGTCAAAATGTTCATGGCAGCAACAGAATAAAGAAGCGAGAAAAAGTCTATCAAGACATGCTGACTTGACCCACAAATGATAGATGAATAGATGATAGACCAATATTTACATTTCATATCTCACCTCTTTTATTTTTAACATCGATAAATCCATCTTTtttgatcctttgtataaaattTTCTCCCAAGCGACTCTCCATGCCTCTTGCAAGGTTAAACCGCCCAGATATATTGACAACAGTATGAATATCCTTATATTTTGAGGCATATAACAGAACCACATTACCCCCTGCAGAAACCATTCCATTGAGTGTGAATAACACAAAAAAATGAGGATTGTGAGAGACTTGTATAGGGAAAACTCTAACACAATCACAGAGAACTTCAGTTCAGTCCAGTACAAAATTCAGTTTCAAATAATAAGTGCATAACAGTTGTCTGACCTTTACTATGACCAACAATTGCAGTAATTACATATTTCTCCTCACGGAAGTGTTCGACTATAGCTCGCAGATCTTCAACTTCTCTGTAGTAGTTACCATACTGAAATGAACCTTCACTTTCCCTAGAAGACGGTATAACGAGTTATTAGCAGAAAAAAAAAATAGTTCaatattaaattatttttgttCAATTTTAGAACAATAGGTATACCCTTATACTCCAAGTTAGAATTGTTTATATATTCAACTTTGCAAAAGAATGTTCATTTTGTTCTAAACGTGGCTTCGTCTGTTTCATTCCTAGTTTATTAACATAGAATGAAACCATGAATGGAACAATATACTATTTGCAATCTATGCCACTAAAGGAGGTTTTTTGACACAAACTGAATTTGGAAAGAATATGGCATTCAGGTTCTGCTGGGAATAAAGCAAGTAGCCTAGTCAAGAGGGTTTCCCTAACAGATAATTATTGAGGGATTAGAATGCTTCACTTCATTGAAGTTTGCTTCTGTTTATTGTTGTTTTAGTTTGCTAGAGATGTACCTTCAATTAACTTCCTAAGCTTTTAGGAGACTTAGTCTATGACAAAGTTTTCTTTTTAAGAAGGATCTCTTAGGTAACGTTGCCACGCAGACAAAATGGGAGAGAAAAAACTGTTGTTCTCTTAAACAATTTTAACTTTTTGTCCGGCTTTCTTCTACCATTATGTTTGGTTCGGTTCTAACTTATCTACCAAACATTATCTTATCCTCTATAATCATATTATCTTATCCTCCAAACTCATTGTAAGCTAACTTCTGATCTATGTTTTGTTGAATAAACATTTCCAATATTCATATAATATGCATATAAACGCATACACAAAAACATTGCAATCTTAGATACTGATTATTCTTGGAGTTCATGCCACCGCGAAAATCTAAAAAATAAACAACCGATAATGAAAAGAGATATCTTTTTAAACAAATTAAACTACTCAAGAAGAAATGTTCATATTTCTTCCCTGGATAAATTAGTAATTCATTCATTAACACTCTTTTTTCCTTTGCAGAGGAGCTTACCCGTTTCCGGCGAAGTCAAAGCGAAAAGCACTGATTCCATTTTTTTCCAGAGCACCAGCAAGGTTCACCATGGGGATCCTTTCCTAGAGATTATTCAACTGACTCAGACACTGATCAATTATGACTATGTTTGGATAAACACTTTAATTTAACTCTTATAACATGTGATAACACCATATAAGTGCTTATGCATAAGTTATTTTGatataaaaaatgaaattaaGTATTCTGGAGAGCTTATGAAAATAATCTGAAAAGAGTTATACTAAGCTAAATCTATAGAGAAGATCGATGTTAAAACATAATGATTTAGATAACAGTGAAATCACGAATTTACATAAAACGATTCTGCAATGCAATAATGGAGATTTGTGAAATTAGGTTAAGATAAAAAAAAAAAGGGAAGAGCGTGATGAGAACCTTGGATGATTGAAAACCATGGCAAACGATAACAAGTGCAGCGGAAGGCGCATCGTGTAATACTCCGACGAGATTTTCACCGTGGTGGTTTGTTATGGTGATTCTCCTTTGTGCACCAAAATCACCCATATCAGTTGCAAATCAAGCAAAAGAATTATGGTACTATTCCAACTCAATTGAGaattttcattaaaaaaattgCTATATATTATTCACCTAGCtataagattttttttttttttttatggTTTAAGAAGTACTATTGTTAAtcatattttcattttttttcttcaaattatTTGGTTAAACAATAAAACATATTTGGTATTGGATGTGCCACTTAGTTTAATTGATTAAATAGGCGTGATTCTCTTaaatattttgtattttattttatttttaaatttttt is a window of Lathyrus oleraceus cultivar Zhongwan6 chromosome 6, CAAS_Psat_ZW6_1.0, whole genome shotgun sequence DNA encoding:
- the LOC127097865 gene encoding uncharacterized protein LOC127097865 isoform X2, translating into MGDFGAQRRITITNHHGENLVGVLHDAPSAALVIVCHGFQSSKERIPMVNLAGALEKNGISAFRFDFAGNGESEGSFQYGNYYREVEDLRAIVEHFREEKYVITAIVGHSKGGNVVLLYASKYKDIHTVVNISGRFNLARGMESRLGENFIQRIKKDGFIDVKNKRGKIVYRVTEESLMDRLNTITHLACLSIPESCSIKTGC
- the LOC127097865 gene encoding uncharacterized protein LOC127097865 isoform X1, with amino-acid sequence MGDFGAQRRITITNHHGENLVGVLHDAPSAALVIVCHGFQSSKERIPMVNLAGALEKNGISAFRFDFAGNGESEGSFQYGNYYREVEDLRAIVEHFREEKYVITAIVGHSKGGNVVLLYASKYKDIHTVVNISGRFNLARGMESRLGENFIQRIKKDGFIDVKNKRGKIVYRVTEESLMDRLNTITHLACLSIPESCRVLTIHGSMDETVPVEDALEFAKFISNHELRLIEGADHEYTSHQDELTSLVLDFIKVHNGKENNTSKQTRFGRGDKPIHSRF